Part of the Sphingomonadaceae bacterium OTU29LAMAA1 genome, CGATCGGCATCGTGCGGTCCTTCAGCGGGAAGCTTTCTCGTCATGCCCGGACACGCCGTCGCGCCGGGCGAGTTCGGCGCGGACGTCGTGGAGGCCCAGCCCGGCATCGGCGAGCAGGACGAGCAGGTGGAACATCAGGTCGGCGGCCTCGGACGCGAGCTTGTCGGGCTCGGCGAGGGCGGCGATCACCGTCTCGGTCGCTTCCTCCCCGACTTTTTGCGCGATCTTGGCACGACCCTTGGCGAACAGGCTGGCGACATAGGAGCTGCCGGGGTCGGCAGCGTCGCGGCGGGCGCGGATGGTGGCTTCCAGGCGATCGAGCGGGTCCATGGCCCCCGCTTGGCGCGGGAGGCGGGGAGGGGTCAATCCTTCTTTGCGGCCCGATGCGCGAACCGGCGGCGCATCGCCCGGCGAACGAGCCATACGCCGAACGCGGCGACGACGAACAGCGCGATGTCGGACCATTCGGGTCCGGTCTTGCGATGGACGATGCCGGAATGGCCGCCGGCGACGCTGAGGACCGCGACCGCGGTCACGCCGCCAGTGCCGCTTCGTCGGACGAGACGAGCCAGTCGAGCGCGGCGTCGGCAGAATCGAAGATGCGCAGATAGGGCTGGGTCATGAAGCGGCGCACCTGCAACCGCGTGATCGCGCTGGTGGTGACGATCGCGATCCGGCTGGCGCGGTGGAACGCGCCGAGCCGGCGGTTGATCGCCTGCGCGGCGTCGACCGGCTGGACGCTGGTGGCGCTCATGTCCATCCGCAGGCGATAGCCGGGCGCGAACCCTTCCTCGCGGAAGCGGCGGACCAGTTCGTCGGCATAGGCATCGACCGACGGCTGATCGAACAGGCCGCTCCACCGGATGTCGATGAGGTTGAGGTTGTGGCGAAAAACGATCGAATACATGGGGCAAGCTTGTGCCACGCAAGCGTTGCCGAAGCGCTAAGGGTTTGTTTGGAAATGCGCTGAAGCGCATTTCGCGGTGCCGGCCCGCTCCCCCTCCCGTCCACCCACACGGTATCCTGAATGGGTGGACGGGAGTGGGTAGCCCTGCAAAGTATTACTCTGCAGCGACCGAGGGGGAGCGGGCCGGCACCGCATCGAAACTTGCTCTTCCGCGAGTTTCCAAACAAGCGCTAAACGATCGGTCGGCGCACCGGAATGCCCGCCGCGGCGAGGGCCGCATGCGCATCCGCGATGCTCGCTTCGCCGAAGTGGAAGATCGATGCGGCGAGGACGGCGCTGGCATGGCCGTCGCGGATGCCGGCGACGAGATCGTCAAGGCCGCCGACGCCGCCGCTCGCCACGACGGGAACGCTGACCCGGTCGGCGATGGCGCGGACGAGCGCGAGGTCGTAGCCGCTGCGCGTGCCGTCGCGGTCCATCGACGTCACCAGCAACTCGCCCGCGCCGAGTTCGGCGAGGTGGACGGCATGGGCGATCGCATCGATACCGGTCGGGCGGCGGCCGCCGTGGGTGAACACCTCCCACCGGTCGCCGACCTTGCGGGCGTCAACCGAGGCGACGCAGCACTGGCTGCCGAAGCGTTCGGCGATGTCGGCGACGACTTCCGGGCGCGCGACGGCGGCGGAGTTGACCGCGACCTTGTCCGCGCCGGCGAGGAGGAGCGCGCGGGCGTCGTCGGCGGTGCGTACGCCGCCGCCGACGGTCAGCGGCATGAAGCACACCGCGGCGGTGCGGCGGACGACGTCGAGGATGGTGCCGCGGTCTTCGTGGCTGGCGGTGATATCGAGAAAGCAGAGTTCGTCCGCGCCGGCGGCATCATAGGCGCGCGCCTGCTCGACGGGGTCGCCGGCGTCGCGCAGTTCGACGAAGTTGACGCCCTTGACGACGCGGCCGTTGGCGACGTCGAGGCAGGGGATCACGCGGGCGCGGACGGTCATGCTGCTTGCCTGAAGGATGATTGTTCACGCGAAGACGCGAAGACGCGAAGAGAAGCAGGTTTTGCCCGCGGAGGCGCGGAGGACGCAGAGTCCCTTGTGGCACGCCGACCGCGCCAGCGGTCATTCGTCGATACGCCGCGGAGTGAGGAGGACAGCGTTTCGCGCGATTCCCGACATCTCTGCGTCCTCTGCGCCTCTGCGCGCAAAACCTTCTTCGCGTCTTCGCGTCTTCGCGTGAACATCATTCTGCTGCCGCCCGCGCCACTTCGAGCGCTGCGGAAAGGTCGAGGCGACCGTCGTACAGCGCGCGGCCGGTGATGACGCCTTCGACGCCGTCGCGGACGTGGAGGGCGAGGACGTGGATTTCGGCGATGCCTTTCACGCCGCCGCTGGCGATGACGGGAATCG contains:
- a CDS encoding phosphoribosyl-ATP diphosphatase; the encoded protein is MDPLDRLEATIRARRDAADPGSSYVASLFAKGRAKIAQKVGEEATETVIAALAEPDKLASEAADLMFHLLVLLADAGLGLHDVRAELARRDGVSGHDEKASR
- a CDS encoding STAS/SEC14 domain-containing protein — encoded protein: MYSIVFRHNLNLIDIRWSGLFDQPSVDAYADELVRRFREEGFAPGYRLRMDMSATSVQPVDAAQAINRRLGAFHRASRIAIVTTSAITRLQVRRFMTQPYLRIFDSADAALDWLVSSDEAALAA
- the hisF gene encoding imidazole glycerol phosphate synthase subunit HisF, giving the protein MTVRARVIPCLDVANGRVVKGVNFVELRDAGDPVEQARAYDAAGADELCFLDITASHEDRGTILDVVRRTAAVCFMPLTVGGGVRTADDARALLLAGADKVAVNSAAVARPEVVADIAERFGSQCCVASVDARKVGDRWEVFTHGGRRPTGIDAIAHAVHLAELGAGELLVTSMDRDGTRSGYDLALVRAIADRVSVPVVASGGVGGLDDLVAGIRDGHASAVLAASIFHFGEASIADAHAALAAAGIPVRRPIV